One window of Papaver somniferum cultivar HN1 chromosome 9, ASM357369v1, whole genome shotgun sequence genomic DNA carries:
- the LOC113314112 gene encoding uncharacterized protein LOC113314112 isoform X2: MFRSFLCKSGGTLKSQLINGESSSSTAAARGIIGLASMNEANWKNKMDVYKRWGWSENHIQTAFRKYPGCMSASEKKIMAIMNFLVNEMGYESLSIAEYPTVINCSLKTRIIPRCYVMRILVSRGLIKEKIPISTMSTMLDESFLKKFVIKYEQEVPELMKVYRGQLNYQELLQN; the protein is encoded by the exons ATGTTTCGATCTTTTTTGTGTAAATCAGGAGGAACTCTTAAAAGTCAACTCATCAATGgagaatcttcttcttcaacagcagcagctag GGGAATAATCGGATTGGCATCGATGAACGAAGCCAATTGGAAAAATAAGATGGATGTTTACAAGAGATGGGGTTGGTCTGAGAATCACATTCAAACAGCATTTAGGAAATATCCTGGTTGTATGTCGGCCTCAGAGAAGAAGATTATGGCAATTATGAATTTTCTTGTGAATGAAATGGGTTACGAGTCTTTGAGTATTGCAGAATACCCAACAGTTATTAATTGTAGCTTGAAGACGAGGATTATCCCAAGGTGTTATGTTATGAGGATTCTAGTCTCCAGAGGTCTGATCAAAGAAAAAATTCCTATAAGCACAATGTCAACAATGCTAGACGAGTCTTTTCTGAAGAAGTTTGTAATAAAGTATGAGCAAGAAGTTCCTGAACTGATGAAGGTATACCGAGGTCAGTTGAATTACCAAGAGCTACTTCAGAACTGA
- the LOC113314112 gene encoding uncharacterized protein LOC113314112 isoform X1: MFRSFLCKSGGTLKSQLINGESSSSTAAARYFLFSSQHQEVVILKSRVTSILYSFSTSTATAGNLTSSDSDSSFVVSYLINSCGLSESEAITASKKLNFKTTSNPDSVLILLKTYGFTESHISKLIPKHPLILLANPHKTLKPKLDFFRSKGLYEIELANFISTVPGLLMQSLNKEIIPSFDKLRSLVQYDESVIKMIPRSSWILRESRVQKVMVNIELLRNQGVPQTNISNYLINQPRKFTGDANSFREIVDKVKDMGFNHLQTAFLRGIIGLASMNEANWKNKMDVYKRWGWSENHIQTAFRKYPGCMSASEKKIMAIMNFLVNEMGYESLSIAEYPTVINCSLKTRIIPRCYVMRILVSRGLIKEKIPISTMSTMLDESFLKKFVIKYEQEVPELMKVYRGQLNYQELLQN; the protein is encoded by the coding sequence ATGTTTCGATCTTTTTTGTGTAAATCAGGAGGAACTCTTAAAAGTCAACTCATCAATGgagaatcttcttcttcaacagcagcagctaggTATTTTCTCTTTTCATCTCAGCATCAAGAGGTTGTAATTTTAAAATCTAGGGTTACTTCCATCTTGTATTCCTTCTCTACTTCTACTGCTACTGCTGGTAATCttacttcttctgattctgattcTTCATTTGTGGTTTCTTATCTGATTAATTCATGTGGGTTATCTGAATCTGAAGCTATTACTGCTTCTAAAAAACTCAATTTCAAAACCACATCTAATCCTGATTCAGTCTTAATCCTACTTAAAACATACGGATTTACTGAATCCCACATTTCTAAATTAATCCCTAAACACCCACTCATCCTCTTGGCCAATCCTCATAAAACCCTTAAACCCAAACTTGATTTCTTCAGATCAAAAGGGCTTTATGAAATTGAGCTTGCCAATTTCATCTCAACTGTCCCTGGATTACTGATGCAAAGCTTAAATAAAGAAAtaattccttcctttgataaaCTTAGGAGCCTTGTTCAGTATGATGAAAGCGTCATTAAAATGATTCCAAGAAGTTCTTGGATTCTCAGGGAAAGTCGAGTTCAAAAAGTGATGGTCAACATAGAGCTTTTGAGAAATCAAGGTGTCCCTCAAACTAATATTTCTAACTATCTAATCAACCAACCTAGAAAATTTACTGGAGATGCCAATAGTTTTAGAGAGATTGTAGACAAGGTTAAAGACATGGGTTTTAATCATTTACAAACCGCATTTCTCAGGGGAATAATCGGATTGGCATCGATGAACGAAGCCAATTGGAAAAATAAGATGGATGTTTACAAGAGATGGGGTTGGTCTGAGAATCACATTCAAACAGCATTTAGGAAATATCCTGGTTGTATGTCGGCCTCAGAGAAGAAGATTATGGCAATTATGAATTTTCTTGTGAATGAAATGGGTTACGAGTCTTTGAGTATTGCAGAATACCCAACAGTTATTAATTGTAGCTTGAAGACGAGGATTATCCCAAGGTGTTATGTTATGAGGATTCTAGTCTCCAGAGGTCTGATCAAAGAAAAAATTCCTATAAGCACAATGTCAACAATGCTAGACGAGTCTTTTCTGAAGAAGTTTGTAATAAAGTATGAGCAAGAAGTTCCTGAACTGATGAAGGTATACCGAGGTCAGTTGAATTACCAAGAGCTACTTCAGAACTGA
- the LOC113311472 gene encoding putative F-box protein At3g58860, with the protein MSLPKLKHLKLGGVRFSNEYNNELLSLSNCPVLEDLTLENCEWVDGKNFCISAPSLENLKIISDRQDNYWVVSREPGLRYSGLEIHAPRLVSLTYKDSIPKDYVMSSSPTLVEADVDDLYSEGYICNATEEQKIGLGASAIGFLGVLSHVKVLSIADQLVESAWEALVALFRSAPNLESLVLNKIIIHHWGKKDDDNQGDDDWELDSMTTGCFLHLKSVCFKQFLGHPHEMRWVELVLENAKALQTMTKSGEFVKRKEEIVAELSNFHAGITGQIHKRDFEGRKILTDAKISPMKE; encoded by the exons ATGTCTCTTCCAAAACTCAAGCACCTTAAACTCGGTGGAGTCAGATTCAGCAATGAGTACAACAATGAGCTACTCAGTTTATCCAATTGCCCTGTACTTGAAGATTTGACACTCGAAAATTGTGAATGGGTTGATGGGAAGAATTTCTGTATTTCAGCTCCTTCACttgaaaatttgaaaattatTAGTGATCGTCAAGACAATTACTGGGTTGTTAGTCGAGAACCTGGTTTACGATACAGTGGTCTCGAAATTCATGCACCAAGACTGGTGTCTCTCACCTACAAGGATAGCATTCCGAAGGATTATGTCATGTCCAGTTCTCCAACACTAGTTGAAGCAGATGTAGATGATTTATATTCCGAAGGATATATTTGTAATGCAACCGAGGAGCAAAAGATAGGTCTTGGTGCATCGGCAATTGGGTTTCTTGGAGTGCTTTCACATGTAAAGGTTCTATCAATTGCTGATCAACTCGTAGAG TCTGCTTGGGAAGCACTAGTTGCTTTGTTCCGATCAGCACCTAATCTGGAGTCCCTTGTATTGAACAAG ATAATAATTCATCACTGGGGTAAAAAAGACGACGACAACCAAGGAGATGATGATTGGGAACTTGATAGTATGACTACTGGATGTTTTTTACACCTCAAGTCAGTTTGCTTTAAGCAATTTTTAGGTCACCCACATGAGATGAGGTGGGTGGAACTAGTTTTGGAAAATGCCAAAGCATTGCAAACAATGACTAAATCAGGCGAATTTGTGAAACGCAAGGAAGAAATTGTGGCGGAGTTGTCAA ATTTTCATGCAGGAATTACAGGCCAAATACATAAGcgtgattttgaaggaaggaagatcCTGACAGATGCGAAGATTTCGCCCATGAAGGAATGA